The Streptomyces laurentii genome contains a region encoding:
- a CDS encoding hypothetical protein (Protein of unknown function (DUF3180); pfam11377;~identified by MetaGeneAnnotator; putative;~secreted protein [Streptomyces ghanaensis ATCC14672]), which translates to MKQLRLKVLAGLFVAAGILSWGATRLWDALGTLPSVPLAAPIVLAVIAVVLTATALSLRARLKAQRERRPDAKGVEPLMAARAVVFGQASALVAALVAGLYGGIGVFLLGSLDIPARRDQALYAGLSVVAGIGVIAAALFLERVCKLPEDDDHDTPGRAPVS; encoded by the coding sequence GTGAAACAACTGCGGCTCAAGGTGCTCGCCGGACTGTTCGTCGCCGCCGGCATCCTCTCCTGGGGCGCCACCCGCCTCTGGGACGCGCTCGGCACGCTCCCCAGCGTGCCGCTCGCCGCGCCCATCGTGCTCGCGGTCATCGCCGTCGTCCTCACCGCCACGGCCCTCTCGCTCCGCGCCCGGCTCAAGGCCCAGCGCGAGCGCCGTCCCGATGCCAAGGGCGTCGAACCGCTGATGGCCGCCCGCGCCGTCGTCTTCGGCCAGGCCAGCGCGCTCGTCGCCGCCCTCGTCGCCGGCCTGTACGGCGGCATCGGCGTCTTCCTGCTCGGCTCCCTCGACATCCCCGCCCGCCGCGACCAGGCCCTCTACGCGGGCCTCTCCGTCGTCGCGGGCATCGGCGTCATCGCCGCCGCCCTCTTCCTGGAGCGCGTCTGCAAGCTCCCGGAGGACGACGACCACGACACCCCGGGCCGCGCCCCGGTCTCCTGA
- a CDS encoding GTP cyclohydrolase I (GTP cyclohydrolase I (GTP-CH-I) catalyzes the conversion of GTP into dihydroneopterin triphosphate. The enzyme product is the precursor of tetrahydrofolate in eubacteria, fungi, and plants and of the folate analogs in methanogenic bacteria. In...; cd00642;~GTP cyclohydrolase I [Rhodococcus jostii RHA1];~GTP cyclohydrolase I; Provisional;~GTP-CH-I/GFRP interaction surface;~homodecamer interface [polypeptide binding];~identified by MetaGeneAnnotator; putative;~involved in the first step of tetrahydrofolate biosynthesis; catalyzes the formation of formate and 2-amino-4-hydroxy-6-(erythro-1,2, 3-trihydroxypropyl)dihydropteridine triphosphate from GTP and water; forms a homopolymer;~putative catalytic site residues [active];~zinc binding site [ion binding]), whose product MTDPVTLDGEGTIGEYDEKRAEAAVRELLLAVGEDPDREGLRETPARVARAYKELFAGLWQKPEEVLTTTFDLGHDEMVLVKDIELMATCEHHLLPFHGVAHIGYIPAESGKITGLSKLARLVDVFARRPQVQERLTTQIADSLMEILEARGAIVVIEAEHMCMTLRGVRKPGAKTTTSAVRGQLRDATTRAEAMSLILAR is encoded by the coding sequence ATGACCGACCCGGTGACGCTGGACGGCGAGGGCACGATCGGCGAGTACGACGAGAAGCGCGCCGAGGCCGCCGTACGGGAGCTGCTGCTCGCGGTCGGTGAGGACCCGGACCGCGAGGGCCTGCGCGAGACGCCGGCGCGCGTGGCGCGGGCGTACAAGGAGCTGTTCGCGGGCCTCTGGCAGAAGCCGGAGGAGGTGCTCACCACGACCTTCGACCTGGGCCACGACGAGATGGTCCTGGTGAAGGACATCGAGCTGATGGCGACCTGTGAGCATCATCTGCTCCCGTTCCACGGGGTGGCGCACATCGGCTACATCCCGGCGGAGTCCGGGAAGATCACCGGCCTGTCGAAGCTGGCCCGCCTGGTCGACGTCTTCGCCCGCCGTCCCCAGGTCCAGGAGCGGCTGACCACGCAGATCGCCGACTCGCTCATGGAGATCCTGGAAGCCCGCGGCGCGATCGTCGTGATCGAGGCCGAGCACATGTGCATGACCCTGCGCGGCGTCCGCAAGCCCGGCGCGAAGACGACCACCTCGGCCGTCCGCGGCCAGCTCCGGGACGCGACCACGCGCGCCGAGGCGATGTCCCTGATACTGGCGCGCTGA
- a CDS encoding hypoxanthine phosphoribosyltransferase (COG: COG0634; Pfam: PF00156; InterPro: IPR005904;~Phosphoribosyl transferase (PRT)-type I domain; cd06223;~hypoxanthine phosphoribosyltransferase [Mobiluncus curtisii ATCC43063];~identified by MetaGeneAnnotator; putative) yields the protein MNEKDMGTDLQSVLITKEEIDAKLAELAAKIDAEYAGKDLLIVGVLKGAVMVMADLARTLSSPVTMDWMAVSSYGAGTQSSGVVRILKDLDTDIKGRHVLIVEDIIDSGLTLSWLLSNLGSREPASLEVCTLLRKPEAAKVALDVKWVGFDIPNEFVVGYGLDYAEKYRNLPFVGTLAPHVYGG from the coding sequence GTGAACGAGAAGGACATGGGCACCGACCTCCAGTCGGTGCTCATCACCAAGGAAGAGATCGACGCGAAGCTGGCCGAGCTGGCCGCGAAGATCGACGCGGAGTACGCGGGCAAGGACCTGCTCATCGTCGGTGTCCTCAAGGGCGCCGTGATGGTGATGGCGGACCTGGCGCGCACGCTGTCCTCCCCCGTCACCATGGACTGGATGGCCGTCTCCTCCTACGGAGCAGGCACCCAGTCCTCCGGCGTGGTCCGGATCCTCAAGGACCTCGACACCGACATCAAGGGACGGCACGTCCTGATCGTCGAGGACATCATCGACTCGGGCCTGACCCTGTCCTGGCTCCTGTCGAACCTCGGTTCGCGCGAGCCGGCCTCCCTCGAGGTCTGCACCCTCCTGCGCAAGCCGGAGGCCGCGAAGGTCGCCCTCGACGTGAAGTGGGTCGGCTTCGACATCCCCAACGAGTTCGTCGTGGGATACGGCCTGGACTACGCCGAGAAGTACCGGAACCTCCCGTTCGTCGGCACCCTCGCCCCGCACGTCTACGGCGGCTGA
- a CDS encoding cell division protein ftsH (ATP binding site [chemical binding];~ATP-dependent metalloprotease FtsH; TIGR01241;~Cell division protein FtsH [Streptomyces venezuelae ATCC10712];~Peptidase family M41; pfam01434;~The AAA+ (ATPases Associated with a wide variety of cellular Activities) superfamily represents an ancient group of ATPases belonging to the ASCE (for additional strand, catalytic E) division of the P-loop NTPase fold. The ASCE division also includes ABC; cd00009;~Walker A motif;~Walker B motif;~arginine finger;~identified by MetaGeneAnnotator; putative), giving the protein MDVKRYFRGPVMWIVLAVLAVVVLMQVVGSSEGYKTVDTGKVVQAIDKNQVKTAKITTGDEQVVKIDLVDGVQINKSSKVQANYIGTQGVTLADKLQEKFEAGQLKEGYTVSPTKQSPFVSVLLSLLPFVLIVVVFLFLMNQMQGGGSRVMNFGKSKAKLITKDTPKTTFADVAGSDEAVEELHEIKEFLQEPAKFQAVGAKIPKGVLLYGPPGTGKTLLARAVAGEAGVPFYSISGSDFVEMFVGVGASRVRDLFEQAKANAPAIVFVDEIDAVGRHRGAGLGGGHDEREQTLNQLLVEMDGFDVKGGVILIAATNRPDILDPALLRPGRFDRQIAVDRPDMQGRLEILKVHQKGKPVAPDVDLGAVARRTPGFTGADLSNVLNEAALLTARSDKKLIDNASLDEAIDRVVAGPQKRTRIMSDKEKKITAYHEGGHALVAAASPNSDPVHKITILSRGRALGYTMVLPDEDKYSTTRNEMLDQLAYMLGGRAAEELVFHDPTTGAANDIEKATATARAMVTQYGMTERLGAIKFGGDNTEPFLGREMAHQRDYSEEVAALVDEEVKKLIETAHNEAWEILVENRDVLDNLVLALLEKETLGKEEIAEVFSSIIKRPARPAWTGSARRTPSTRPPVLSPKELALTNSANGSSTTPPVDTTKTIEVTPEDTPDA; this is encoded by the coding sequence ATGGACGTGAAGCGATACTTCCGTGGGCCGGTCATGTGGATCGTGCTGGCCGTCCTCGCCGTGGTCGTGCTGATGCAGGTCGTCGGCTCGTCCGAGGGCTACAAGACGGTGGACACCGGCAAGGTCGTCCAGGCGATCGACAAGAACCAGGTCAAAACCGCAAAGATCACCACCGGTGACGAACAGGTCGTGAAGATCGACCTCGTCGACGGTGTCCAGATCAACAAGAGCAGCAAGGTCCAGGCCAACTACATCGGCACCCAGGGTGTCACGCTGGCCGACAAGCTCCAGGAGAAGTTCGAGGCCGGGCAGCTCAAGGAGGGCTACACGGTCTCTCCGACGAAGCAGTCCCCGTTCGTCTCGGTCCTGCTCTCCCTGCTGCCCTTCGTCCTCATCGTGGTCGTCTTCCTCTTCCTGATGAACCAGATGCAGGGCGGCGGCTCCCGAGTCATGAACTTCGGGAAGTCCAAGGCCAAGCTGATCACCAAGGACACCCCGAAGACGACCTTCGCGGACGTCGCCGGTTCCGACGAGGCCGTCGAGGAACTCCACGAGATCAAGGAATTCCTCCAGGAGCCAGCCAAGTTCCAGGCCGTCGGCGCCAAGATCCCGAAGGGTGTGCTGCTCTACGGCCCGCCCGGAACGGGCAAGACCCTCCTCGCCCGCGCCGTCGCCGGCGAGGCCGGAGTGCCGTTCTACTCGATCTCCGGCTCCGACTTCGTCGAGATGTTCGTCGGTGTCGGCGCCTCCCGTGTCCGCGACCTCTTCGAGCAGGCCAAGGCCAACGCCCCGGCCATCGTCTTCGTCGACGAGATCGACGCGGTCGGCCGTCACCGCGGCGCCGGCCTCGGCGGCGGCCACGACGAGCGCGAGCAGACCCTCAACCAGCTGCTCGTCGAGATGGACGGCTTCGACGTGAAGGGCGGCGTCATCCTGATCGCCGCCACCAACCGGCCCGACATCCTCGACCCGGCCCTCCTGCGCCCCGGCCGCTTCGACCGGCAGATCGCCGTCGACCGCCCGGACATGCAGGGCCGTCTGGAGATCCTCAAGGTCCACCAGAAGGGCAAGCCGGTCGCCCCGGACGTCGACCTCGGCGCCGTCGCCCGCCGCACCCCCGGCTTCACCGGTGCCGATCTGTCCAACGTCCTCAACGAGGCGGCGCTCCTCACCGCCCGCTCGGACAAGAAGCTGATCGACAACGCGTCGCTCGACGAGGCCATCGACCGCGTGGTCGCCGGTCCGCAGAAGCGGACCCGGATCATGTCGGACAAGGAAAAGAAGATCACCGCGTACCACGAGGGCGGACACGCCCTGGTCGCGGCGGCCTCCCCGAACTCCGACCCGGTCCACAAGATCACCATCCTGTCCCGCGGCCGGGCCCTGGGCTACACCATGGTCCTGCCCGACGAGGACAAGTACTCGACCACGCGCAACGAGATGCTCGACCAGCTCGCCTACATGCTGGGCGGGCGCGCCGCCGAGGAACTGGTCTTCCACGACCCGACCACCGGCGCCGCGAACGACATCGAGAAGGCCACCGCCACGGCCCGCGCGATGGTCACGCAGTACGGCATGACCGAGCGGCTCGGCGCCATCAAGTTCGGCGGCGACAACACCGAGCCCTTCCTCGGCCGCGAGATGGCGCACCAGCGCGACTACTCGGAAGAGGTCGCCGCGCTGGTCGACGAAGAGGTCAAGAAGCTCATCGAGACCGCGCACAACGAGGCGTGGGAGATCCTGGTCGAGAACCGCGACGTCCTCGACAACCTGGTCCTGGCGCTCCTGGAGAAGGAGACCCTGGGCAAGGAGGAGATCGCCGAGGTCTTCTCGTCGATCATCAAGCGCCCGGCCCGTCCGGCCTGGACCGGTTCGGCCCGCCGTACGCCCTCCACCCGCCCGCCGGTGCTCTCGCCGAAGGAGCTGGCCCTGACCAACAGCGCCAACGGCTCCTCCACGACGCCGCCGGTGGACACCACCAAGACGATCGAGGTGACCCCCGAGGACACCCCGGACGCCTGA